Below is a genomic region from Methanomassiliicoccales archaeon.
TGACCTGAGGAAGGTCGAGGGAGGTACCGAACTGACCATGACCCATTCGAAGGTTCCAGATGAGCAGGCTGATGATTATGCCGAAGGGTGGAAGGAATATTATTGGGACCTGATGGTAGAATACTTTAGGAAGAAAAAGGAAGGTTGAAAAGCGGGGATTCACTTCTTGGCCGTGAAGGTCTTCCCGACCTTGAATGCCTCGGCCACGGCTGGCCCTATCGAGAGGTAGGGGCCACCGGGGAACGCGTATAGCAACTGCCTTAAGTCCTCCACGTCGACCTTTCCGTTCTTGACAAGGGTCTTGTCTACATGGAGCTGGACCACCTCCCCTATGACCAGGTCTGTGCCGGGAAACTCGATCACTTTGGCTAATTTGCACTCGGCGCTGATACGACATTCGTTGGCCAAGGGGGCGGTCCTCAGCGTTCCATACGACACCCCGAAGACCTTCGATTTGTCCGTATCATGTCCAGAATTGATGCCACAGTAGTCGACCGCTGTCACGTTGAACTCGCTGGGGATGTTGAGGCTGAAGCAGCCATTCTGCCTGATGCCTTCCATTGTCAACCTGCCTTTTCCCAGCACCATCGCGACCATCGGGGGTTCATCGTCGAGTATTGTGAACCAGGCGACCGTACAGAAATTCGCCTTGCCATCGATGTTCGATCCGACCAAGCATACTGGCATGGCCATCGGCGGAGCGTGGCTTCCTATCTGGACCTTTTCCATGGATATCAGAAAATCAATATGAACGAACTGTGAATTATTCCTTGCTCTAGAGCGGGGTTCAGATTGATTTATTAGTCTGTCGCTCAAATCGACAGGTGAGGAAGAACATGCAGGAAATCCGCAAGATCGTTAGATCATCGAAGGGGAACCCCACTTCCGATGGAGCGGGGGTCCGACTAAAGAGGGCGTTCGGACCGGAGGACGCAGATCTCTTGGATCCTTTCCTTTTGCTGGACCATTTCGGCTCAGACGATCCGGACGACTATATGGCCGGTTTCCCGATGCACCCTCATCGAGGCATTGAGACGATCACCTACATTCTAAAAGGAACGGTAGATCACCGGGACAGCACTGGCAGGACCGGAGCCATCAACGCCGGCGATATCCAATGGATGACCGCAGGGAGCGGGATCATGCACCAGGAGATGCCTCGACTGTCTCCTACCGGGGTGAATGGATTCCAGTTATGGGTCAATCTGCCCCGGGCCCGGAAGATGATGGACCCGCGATACCGGGACGTAAGGAAAGAGACGATACCTACGGTGGAAATCGGTAACGGGGCTGAGGTAAAGGTAGTGGCGGGCAAGGTAAAGGGCACACCTGGCCCGGTCCGCGACCTGATCCTACCGGTGGAATTTCTGGACGTGACACTGAACCGAGGAGGATCTCTGGAAAGGGAGATCCCGTCGCAGAACAACGCCTTCGCCTATGTATTCGAAGGCAGCGTGAAATTCATGGAGGGAGGGCTGCTGGTGGAGACTGAGCACCTGGCCATCTTCGGAAGAGGGGACGGGGTAATGGCCGAGGCAGGTCCGGATGGTGCGCGATTTCTGCTCGTCTCCGGGAGACCGATCAAAGAGCCGATCGCGTGGGGAGGCCCGGTGGTCATGAACACCGAAGAGGAGCTGGATACGGCCTTCCGCGAGATCCATAATGGTACTTTCATAAAGACCGCGGCCCCCATCGAGGGAGGAAAGAAATAATGGCGGAACACGATTCGGCTCAACGGAGCTGAAAATGGCAGCGAACAACGGGGAAAGGATGCCGGTTTTGTTCATCGGTCATGGATCGCCCATGAACGCGATCGAGGATAACGACTATACCAGGAGCCTCACCGGATTGGGACGGATCATCCCCCGACCTGATGCGATTCTGGTGGTATCTGCACACTGGCTGACCAAGGGCACTTCGGTATGCTGCCTCCAGATACCGGAGACGATACATGATTTCTACGGTTTCCCGCGTCCCCTTTACCAGGTCCAGTATCCTGCACCGGGAGCTCCGGCCCAGGCCAAGATGCTCTCCGAGCTTTCCCCCGACCAGGTGAAGTGCGATCTGACATGGGGGTTGGACCATGCCTCGTGGGCTGTGCTGAAACACGTATTTCCAAACGCTGATGTTCCGGTATTCGAGCTCAGCCTGGACTACTTTCCCGGAACGTTCGACGAGAGGCCGGTCCGATACCATTACGACCTTGCCAAAAGGCTGGCGGCGATCCGGGAGCAGGGCGTCCTGGTAATGGGATCTGGCAATGCCGTTCACAATCTGCGAATGATCGATTTCAACCACCTCGATGCCGCCCCATATGAGTGGGCGAAGGCATTCGATGATAAACTCAAGGAACACCTTATTTCCGGTGATGACGACCATCTGATCGATTACCGGACCATGCCTGGGGGAGATCTGGCAGTGCCGACCTTGGATCACTATCTCCCTATGATCTACGCTATCGGCATGAGACAGCCTGGAGAATCACTGGAGTTCGTCCATGAGGGATTCCAGAATAAGTCCATCTCGATGCGATCGTTCATCATAAGGTGATGCACGTAATCGAGTTTTCGGACTATCGCGTCGTTCGTCCCAGTTAAGGAACGATCAGGGCAGACCATACTGGGAAAGCCTAGATCTCACGGGTCATCATATGATCGTATATCCAGAAACCATGCTTCTCGTAGAACTCTATCGCCTGGTGGTTCCTGGCCGAGGTCCTCAGCTCAACCCTCTTGACCCCGTTATTCCGGAGCCAGCCAAGCGATTCCTCCAAAAGGGCGCCGCCAGCCCCGCCCCCTCGATGTTCCTCTTTCACCGCCAGATCTGAGAGGATGCCGACCGTCCTTTCCGTGAAGATCGGCGGCCGCTCCTGAACATAGCATAAGCAGTAGCCCACCAGATCTTTTCCGTCCATTGCCGCCAAGACCAACGAGTCGCTCCGTCCCATCCGTTCCCGGATGTACTCGCCAAACTTGAGGTGACCCCCTTCCACGGTTCCATAGTAGGAGTCGATGCGCTGGTGATACTCCATGAACCCTTTCCAGATCTCCATGATCTGTTCCAGATGGGATGCATCCCCTCGGATGACCTTCATTCTCCGACCGACCGTACTTAGGCATGGGAGCTATTTCTATCCACTGGCGGCCTTACTAACGATCACAAATATGACCCCTTAGGTCATGATAAGAGAACCGCGAGATAACCCTTATCAACTGACCGATGCATGGAAGGGCCATGACGAACTGGAGGAGCCCCGGCCTATTGATGATGTTGGGCTCCTTGGAACTTTTGTTCCTAGTGCATCTGGCCGAGATCCTTTATCCTGGCTACAATGTCTCCCAGAACTACATCAGTGACCTCGGTGTCGGACCGGATCCCAGCCGTACCATATTCACCGTTGCCATAATCGCGTTCGGCATCCTCATAACCACCTCGGTCTACCTTCGGGGAGGGCCCGCCTGGGAGGTCCCCATCCTGGTGGGCCTTTCCGGAGCAGGCACCATCGGCGTAGGGGTGTTCGACGAGCATTGGGGGGTGGTCCACCTGGTGTTCGCCGGACTCGCTTTCGGCGTTGGCAGCATGGCTGCGTTGGTATCCTCGCGCACCGTCAAGGGACCACTTTCGATAGTTTTCGCAACTCTTGGCCTTACCGGTCTGATCGCACTGTGCCTACAGGGGACGAAGATCTACCTGGGATTGGGTCCGGGGGGGATGGAACGTATGATCTACTATCCGGCCATTTTCTGGGTGCTGATCTACGGGGTCTATCTCATATCCATTGAAAGATGCAAGAAATGAGGTCGTCCACGCCCTGCCGTCGGTCAAGTTTTAAGAACCGACCGACCGGCTTTATCTTTCATGGACGACCATCCGAGACGAGCAATCAGTATGATCATCGGTGCGCTGATCATTCTACTCCTGGGAGTGTTATTGGTAGAGATCATAACCAGCCCATCGAACTTCTTCCGGAACGATGGCACATATTACTTTCCCTGGTGGATCCTGGGATTCATCTTCATCATGATCTTGATCGGGTTCATCTTCAGGGTCCTGTTCTGGACCTTCGTTGGCTATGACCGGTATGGAAGGGATTTCGACAGATACAGACACTGGCATGGGAGATATTGGGAATACCCGGATAGGGGTGCGGAGCACATACTCGATGAACGATATGCCAGGGGCGAGATCACCAGGGAGCAATACCAACAGATGCTGGATGATATAAGGAAGGGGAGGCAGCGGGACAGCTCCCCCGGAACCGACCATCCTCCGAAAATGTAGGATGGTTTATCTACCCTTTGGACAATTCGAATCCTGGTCGCAGTACCAGGAGGTTCCCGGAATTATGTCAGCCACTGTTCTCTCAGCCACTCCGGGAACCGCGTGATCGCTATGTTCCCGATGCAGGTATTTTTCAGCCAGCATTCGAACGCAACCGCAACATCACAAAAGAAATGCCAAACGATCCGTATCTTGACGCCAGCGTCGCGTGGCGCATCAGGACAGGCAACCTAGAGTTCCGCGAAGCAGATTTTAGAACGACCTCACAGAACATCATAGAATCGGGTATGGCCACGGAGGTGAAGGGGCTCATCAGCACCGGCAAGGAGGCGGACGTCTACCTGGCGGGTTACAACGACGCCCCTATAGCAGTGAAGATGTACCGGCTCTACCGCACGTCGCACAGGGGAGGAAGACCGATCAAGCTTGATTCGGCTGGCAGGCTGGCGGCGCACGAGTTCGATATGTTGTACCAAGCCTGGAAGGGAGGCGCCCTGGTTCCCACACCAGCAAAACGGGTGGAGAACATGCTCTCCATGCGCTACCTGGGAAACGAGCTGGGAACCGCCCCCAGGCTGGTCGACGCTGAATTGGATGACCCCGAGACCTTCATGATCTCTGTGATTCAGGGAATCGAGTCCTTGGCCAAGGCAGGTGTCGTCCATTCCGATCTGAGTCCCTACAACATCTTGGTCTTCGAAGGCAGGCCGTGGTTCATCGATCTGTCGGAGGCGATAAGGGTGGACCGGTTAGGCTATTCCCATTGGCAACGACTGGACGAGGCAAAGAAAGCGTTAGAACACGGTCTGAGGACGATCCAGGACCATTTCCTCAAGTATGGAGTGACGAACCGCGATGATGACTTCGTAGAGAGGATCATCTCATCATTGGACAGGTTCAATGTGAGGGAACGACCAGGATGATATTTGGAGCGTGTGTGGTTATCAGATCAGCCTGAGCCTGATCCCAAGGTGGTCGGATAGGTTCTCCAGGTCCTGGACAACATAATAGAAGGCCATCCAGGACCATTTTCCCCACCGCCGGATCCCTTCCTTCTTGATGAGCTGAAGCTCCTTGTCCTTGTTGATCGGCTCGTTGCCGAAGAAGAGGAGCCCAAACACATCGGCCGACCACACATCGATGGGAAATCCGCCCTTGGGGTTGATGATGTCCGCGGAATAGTCGCCGATGCCAGGGAGCTCCAGCAGCTTCCCCTTCGCCTCTTCCGGCGAAAGTTGTTCAAGCTCCTCGATACCAGGGAAACCCTCGTTCTCGATCTTCTTCGCCAACCTCACCAGGTGCTTGGCCCGGTATCCCATGTTACAGGACTTCGCTAGCACCTCAGGGGTTACCGAAGCCAGAGAGCTCGGCCGAGGCCAGGTGTTCACCTTTTTTCCGTCGAACTCGGCCACGTCCCCGTAGGTGTTCAAAAGACATTCCATCATCTGGTTGCTTCTTGCTATGGTGGTCATCTGCAATGTTATGGCCAGGACGGCGTCCGGAAATATCGTGCTTGGCATGGTGTTGTGCATGCCCTTCAGGTCGGCCACTGTGTGTTTCAGAATGTCGTCCTTTTCCGCCATGGCATAGAACTCGGTAAGATCTTCGTCCGCACCTATGCTCCGGGTCAAGGACCGGTTGATCGTCCGAAGCTGACTGGCATCTGGCTTCCGCTCAAGATAAATCTCGGCAACGACTGCGGGCTCGTCTATCGTTCCCTTCGAACTGAGCTTGATCCCGACGAGCGTGCCTTCGATGTGGGTGGCTGTCCATAGCGTGCCGGTCTCGAAGATCTCTGAGGGAGTGAACAGGGGCCATCCGGCTGGCTTCCTGACCGTGAGCATATAATCGTATGGGCTCTTCGGGATGATCTCAGACGTGAAGGCGGACACTAGCTTCAATAGGACACCATAGCTCAAGCGGAATACCATCCATTTAACGCCTACCATGACCTTGTATAGACCTCGGCATGCTGTCGAATGTCCCCTTCGTCGCAACCATAATGAATCAGCGGATGCAAAGGCTGCATGAAGACTGGGAATATGAACATCACGGGCAATACTGTCCTGATCACAGGCGGGGCGACCGGAATTGGTCTGGCGCTGGCGGGGGCGTTCATCATCGCAGGAAATGAGGTCATCGTCTGCTCAAGGACCGAAGAGAACCTCCGAAAGGCCCGGGAAAAGCTCCCAGAGCTGCACATCCACAGGTGCGACCTTTCAAGACCCGATGGGTGTGAGGCTCTGCGCGATTGGGTCGTATCCAGATATCCCGAAGTGAACATCCTGGTCAACAATGCCGGTATACAAAGGATGATCGATTTCCGAAAGGGGGCGACAGATCTGCTGAGCCACCGCGCATCCGATGGGATGGACGAGATAGATGTGAACCTGAAGGCCTATGTCTATCTCACCGCCTTCTTGGTCCCTGACCTTATGAAGAAGCCGAAAGCGGCAGTTGTCAACATCTCATCAGGTCTCGGTTTCATCCCCCTTGCGATAACCCCTGTCTACTCGGCCACGAAAGCTGCTGTTCACTCGTTCAGCGTATCCCTCAGGCATCAGTTGAGGAACACATCGGTGAAGGTCTTTGAGATAATCCCTCCCATTGTCGATACCGATCTGGACCAAGGCCAGCGCAACGCAAGAGGCCAAACGAACAGGGGCATTCCGCCCAGTGAGGTGGCTAAGGCCACACTGCAGGCTTTCGGATCCGATGTCTATGAGCTGGCCATCGGGATGGCCCAGGGTCTCAAGGCCAGTTCTAAGAGTAATTTTGAGGAATATTTCAACAACATGAACAGGGGCTTCTAAGATCTGCGATGAGCCCGGGCCTGGACCGGTCCACCTCATTATGGCCGATTGCCATAGCGCATTATCCGGACAGCTTCCTCCTCGTCGATATCATACCAGTTGCGGTAGGCGTCAGCAACGGCGAATGGCATACCCCGTATGTTCAGGCACACCACCTCATCCACCTCTCTAGCCACCATTTCTACGGACCGGTCCGAACCGGTCGGGACCGCCACTACCACTGATGCCGGATGCGCCTGCTTCACCTTACGGACCGCTGCCAGCATGGTATAGCCAGAAGCCAGACCATCATCCACCAGGATCACCACTTTACCTTTAAGATCGGGAAAAGGACGAACACCCCGAAGGGCCCTCTCCCGCGAGAGCCCTTCCCTCATGGCATCCCCCTTTGCCTTTTCGATCTGCCCGTGGGTCAGTGCCATGTCCGAGACCAGCTCATTGTTCAGGACCGCGTCCCCATCCATGGACATTGCTCCGAATCCTGCCTCCGGGTTCAAAGGGACGTGCAGCTTTCGCACTATGATGACGTCCATGACCGCACCTAGACCTTCGGCGATCTCCGCCGCTATGGGTAGACCCCCCGAAGGTATCGCCAGGACCGCTAGGTCCTTACCCCGGTACTTTTCAAGGCGTTTCACCAGCTCCATCCCCGATTCGGCCCGGTCCCTGAACACGAAACGTTTCTGCCTTAGCTGCATGTCCTCGACGATCAATCCCATAATACCACCACAGAAATTTGAGTCACCATTGAGGGCACGATGTCTTGTATAGCGGTCACCAGAGCAATATCCCCCAGTACCTTAGCGCAAAGAACAGGCCCATGACGATCACCGCGCCGGCGAACCCAGCCTTTATCATGAAGGCGTTGCTGGTGAAGCCTTTCGTCAGGCGGTTCCTGACCTCACCGGAGACAGCGCAGGATGGAATGACCACAAAACCATGTGCCAGTCCGAAGGCGAACAAAAGCAATCCGCTCTGAAGGGCCGGCACCCCAAGTGCGAAGATGAGAAGGATCATCGGGAATACCAATGAAAGGGCACAGGGCGCCCAACCGATGGAGAACAGGATCCCGAGGAAGAATCCGGCCATCGGTCTTGACCGTCCCTTGAAATGAGTGAGCAGATGTTTGCCGCTGCTCCTAATTCCTCCTTCGGGAACGTTACCGCAGGAAGGTCCTTCTCCCTGCCGGTTCCTGGCCCCAAATATCAGCCCCCCCAGAGGCCAGACACTGTTGGCTCCCAGGATGATCAGCACTGCTCCGGCCAGAAGATAGAACAGCGGAGAGAACACCAAGAACCCGCTCAGATAACCGATCGTCAACCCGATAAGCAGGAACACCACCGACATGCCGAGAGTAAAGGCCACCCCTGTTCCGATGTTCTGCATCAGCTCTTTCTTGGAGCTTACCTCGGACGGCCTCCTTCCGCTGGCGGAGCCTATGTACATCATCATTGTGAATAGCAGCGCCAGAGAACACGGCGAGAAGGATGTGATGATCCCCAGGCCGACCACGCTTGTAAGACCGAGGGCGGTCTGTGAAGTGGTTCCCAACATGGTGTCCCCCATCTTTCCAGATGCGATGGCTTCCGATACCGACATCAGCCCGTCGGCGGTCTGAACCCCATCCATCACACCTCTCCCCACGACATAGATATGAAAGGCGGCAGCGACGTTCTGGTGTCCATCGATGATGAGCACCGATGGATCGGAAAAGGCCCCGTTCACCTGCCAATATTCCAGATAATCCTTGCCGATCGGGTAGGGCTCGAATTCCTCGACCCATCGCCATTTGACATCGATACCGTAATCCTTTTGCGCGATCTCCCATCCCGGTTCTGAGCTGGGAACCTTCCGCAGGTTCAAGGTGACCACAACGATGTTGGGATCGCCCTTGTCGGCCAGCCTCTTGATCTCATTCAATTGGCCCGCAATGGATCTCTCGCACTCCAAACAAAGCGGGTTCTCCAGCTGGGTGATATGCAATATTACGATCTTGTTCCTGAAATCGAAAAGCGAGAAGTTCTGACCGTTCCGGTCCATGGCGATAAAATCAGACGCTGGCTTGATCTTCTCTGTAGGTTGTGTCTGGATCCCGAAGGTGAGGAACATCATCGCAAGGGCAAGCATGAAGATGACAACGATCACGACAGCCCCTTTGATTCGAGATCTCATGTTCCTCCTAGCTGCCGATCGAATGGTGTGCGATGGCGTCGTTGATCCAACTGTTGAGCAGGGTCAGGCTGACGATCCCCTCCCAGCTATGCCAGACCACAGTCGTGTTGCCATCGTCGCTTCGGATCTGGTTTATCACGACGACCAGCGGGACCAGGTGCGAACCCCCAGATGGGTCGTACACGCTAAGCGCCTCGTTCAATGCCGCATCATCCCTTCCCCCCAGTAGGTCAAAATAGGTGAGATTGCCCTCATGCGATCCGTTCACCTCGACGCAGATGGGCTCCTGAACGGCGCATGCCATGCAACCCTCGATATGGGCGAAGATCATCACCGGGCCATTATCCAAAGCGGAGATCACCCAGGATGGATGTGGCATGGTCGAGTTCAGGGAAACCCCTATCGATGGATTTGAGACCCAGAAATCGTTAGCCCCTGATCCGGTCTGACGGTCTGTGAATGTGGCTGGATCCTGGACCGGGGAGCCGCTCAGGATGGTGAATGAGATCAGGCAGACCACGATCAAGGATGAGACCACAAGCAATGAAATGGTCCTGTTGCCGCGTCCGGAAAGGCTCCGGCAGGATTGACATCTCATAGCCCTTGGTGCTATCGATGTCCCGCACTTCCTGCATTTTTGTTCAAGGTCCGTGGTCATGGCGTCGCTCCCCCCGTCCGTCGCCGTTGACGATCGGTGTGGTGAAGGCTTGAATGGTTGTTCCTATATCAAAGACACTAGCTCGGATAGCTTACGGTAACGAATACAATGACGTTCGTTATGATAATTTTGTGGAAGATTGTACATTGAGGCGCCTCATGCCGAAGCCGGTCATCCGCAACCGATATTAACCAGGGGCTCACACCAATATTACGGCGATCATCTGGCTGAAAGAACCCGAGAGAACCTGAGCAAGTGCTGCGGTTCCGGTGAACGCTGATGATGTTTGCCTGAGGGATCCTGATGGACGCGTTCGAAGAATCGATGGCCGCTTGGGGCAGAATGAGCGATGAAGACAAGAAAAAGCTGGAGGGTCAGAACAGGGACCTATGCAATTGCCCAACCTGTCCCACGTATGCCGATTGCGCCAAAAAGAAAAAGGAGCTGGTGTTCTGCTTCGGGGGGAAAAGCAGCTGCATCACCACTTCAAAGGGATGCCACTGTCCCGGATGCCGGGTCAAAGCAAACTTTGGATTGACGAACATCTATTACTGCCTGAACGGCACGGAGATGGATATAAGGAAAGGAGACTAAGCCACAGATCTCCGGCCTGGAGGATGCCAGGCTTCTGGGTCTGCGGTTTAGGAAGTTGAAGGTGTTTTTCTCCAGAGACATCACTTGACGATCTCATCGGTCGCCAGCTGGACAGCCACATTCTGCTCCGGTGTCTTGGTCGCTTCGGACTCGGAAGCCTCCCCATTGACCTCGGTGCCGTTGTGATACTCCTCGGCCGATTGAAGCGGTACGCTCCGGATGAAGATGCTGACCACCCAGGCGGCGAGCACGAACACCATTCCAATGAGGAACATGTAGGTGATGCTGTTGCTCAGCGAGAGGCGGATGGCCTCGATCACCGGTGCTGGTATGGTCGCCGCGGCTGGGGTCAATAGCAACCCTCCCAGGCTGTTGACGTCCGTTGTGGGCAGCACCGACATCGCTCCGGCCGGCAGGTTCTGGTTCAGCTGGGTCACCATAGTGTTGTTCACGATCACGCCCAGTATTGTGACGCCAATGGTGCCACCGAGACCGCGGAACAGGCTCATGGCACTGGTCATGATGCCGATCTCACACTTCTGGCATACGTTCTGCGCTGCCACGATGTAGTTGGCGAAGACAAACCCAAGTCCGAGGCCGGTTATGATCAGATAGATGACGGCATCCCATACGGTCGAGCCTCCATGAAGCGTGGAAAGCAAGTAAAGGCCGAACGCCCCGATCAGCGGACCGGAGACTAGCCATACCTTGTATCCCGTCTTCTTGATGGCGAACCCCGAGACCATCGCACCTCCCATAGCTCCCATCATCAGCGGTATCAGTACCTCGCCGCTGTATGTGGCCGACATGCCGATCACCGCTTGCAGGAACAGCGGCAGGAATGCGATGATGCCGAACAGACCGAACGACATCAGCAACAGTGCGGCCGAGCCGAGGGTGAATATCGGCTCCTTGAACAGGTGAAGCGGGAGGATCGGGTCATCGGCCCTGCGCTCTATGAACGCAAATGCAACGACCGATGCTATCGACAGCACACCCAGGCCGATTATCTCGATGCTCTCCCAGGGATAGGTCGATCCGCCCCAGGTGAGCAGAAGCAGGAACGCCGACAGCGATGTGGTCAATGCGGCCATGCCGGCAAAGTCTAGCCTCTTCTTTTCTGCGTTCACCAATTTGGGGAACTTGAACGAGGTGACCAGTATCGCGGCCACTCCGACCGGCAGGTTCACGTAGAACACCCAGCGCCAGTCCATGTTGTCGACGATGAATCCACCCATGAAAGGTCCGATGATGCTCGACACCGCGAAGATGGCACCCAGCATTCCCTGGATCTTGCCCCGCTCGGTGGGGGCGTACAGGTCCGCGACCGTGGACATGGCCACCGGCATCAGTGCACCGCCACCAAGACCTTGAATGAACCGGCACATGATCAGCTGCTCCATCGACCCGGACATCCCTGCCAGGATCGAACCGCCAAGGAACAGGCCCATTCCGGCCAGGAACACTGGCCTACGGCCATATAGGTCGGACATCTTTCCGGCGATCGGGATGGTGACGGTCTCGGCGAGCATGTAGGCGGTGAACAGCCACGAGAACAGGCTCATGCCTCCCAGGTCACCCACGATCTTTGGCAGGCTGGTTCCGACCACCGTCTGGTCCAGTGAGGCGATAAGCATGCCTAGGGCCAATCCCAGCATTATGAAAGTACGGGCCCTCTTCTTGGTCCGCTCTTCAGCGGTGAGAGGTTTGGTTTCTACTTTTTCCTTCTTTGGTCTTCCAAACATCATGACACTTCCTTGGTTGGTCGTGAATTACTTTCCGCAGCAGGCTTCATTGCGGTGGTTCTGCTTTTCTCTCAGGAACTCCAGGAATGTGCCTTCCTTGGCACCTAACAAGCGCTCGGCCAGGAAAGATACCACCTTTACGTTGTGCTCCTTGTCCTCGCAATAATCGGCACCGCTCTCGCTGTGGTCGATCACGCTCTTCAACGCGAACAATCCCGTGGCCGTCTCCCGGGGATAGGGAGTGTTGAAGACCCCCTCATCCACCCCCTGACGAATGATCGATTCCAAGGCTGGGACCAGGAACTTCATGGTACGGGCCTGGAACTGCAAGTGCAACGCCTGGTTACGCTCTTCGTGGAAATATTGCATTAGCTTTCCCCCGCGAACCTTGATTACGTCTGCCGGTGGGGTCATGGCGTTCAAACGCTCCATCGCCGTCAATCCCTTACGGTTGACAGCCTCCACCACGATCTGTTCCATCTCCGCCAATATCCGGTCGACTATCGCTGACAGCAGCTCCTCTCTGGACTTGAAATAGTAATAGAACAACCCTTTGGCAACCCCAACTCTCTGGACGATATCGTCTATGGATGTGTTTTCGAACCCTTTTTCGTTGAACAGCGCCTCGGCGGCGTTGATGAACTCCAGGCGTCTATCGGAGGCGGCTTTAGTAGAGCGAGGCATCGTATTACCTGACTGACCGTCAGTCAGTAAACAAAGTTATGTATATATTTGTTTCGAGGCCGAACCAATGATCGAGACGGAAATGATGTCGGGATCGATCGACCAGTTGACCATTTTACATGTCCCGGTGAGATGGTTTATAATTTATTGAAAAGGATGGGTCGGGAGGGGGTTGCCCTCCATCGGTTTGGTAAAGCCTTACAACAGTAGGCCGGCGGCCTTCAGCTCTTCGGTAATCTTGTCGACCGCCGCTTCCACGTCCTGCGGCTTCCGTGCACCGGTACATACCAGTTTGCCTGAGCCGAACAGCAACAGCACTACCTTTGGCTCGTCCAGACGGTAGACCAGGCCGGGGAACTGCTCCGGTTCGTACTCCACGCGCTCCAGACCAAGGGTGATGGCTATGACGTTCAGGT
It encodes:
- a CDS encoding phosphoribosyltransferase family protein, whose product is MGLIVEDMQLRQKRFVFRDRAESGMELVKRLEKYRGKDLAVLAIPSGGLPIAAEIAEGLGAVMDVIIVRKLHVPLNPEAGFGAMSMDGDAVLNNELVSDMALTHGQIEKAKGDAMREGLSRERALRGVRPFPDLKGKVVILVDDGLASGYTMLAAVRKVKQAHPASVVVAVPTGSDRSVEMVAREVDEVVCLNIRGMPFAVADAYRNWYDIDEEEAVRIMRYGNRP
- a CDS encoding cytochrome c biogenesis protein CcdA — protein: MRSRIKGAVVIVVIFMLALAMMFLTFGIQTQPTEKIKPASDFIAMDRNGQNFSLFDFRNKIVILHITQLENPLCLECERSIAGQLNEIKRLADKGDPNIVVVTLNLRKVPSSEPGWEIAQKDYGIDVKWRWVEEFEPYPIGKDYLEYWQVNGAFSDPSVLIIDGHQNVAAAFHIYVVGRGVMDGVQTADGLMSVSEAIASGKMGDTMLGTTSQTALGLTSVVGLGIITSFSPCSLALLFTMMMYIGSASGRRPSEVSSKKELMQNIGTGVAFTLGMSVVFLLIGLTIGYLSGFLVFSPLFYLLAGAVLIILGANSVWPLGGLIFGARNRQGEGPSCGNVPEGGIRSSGKHLLTHFKGRSRPMAGFFLGILFSIGWAPCALSLVFPMILLIFALGVPALQSGLLLFAFGLAHGFVVIPSCAVSGEVRNRLTKGFTSNAFMIKAGFAGAVIVMGLFFALRYWGILLW
- a CDS encoding DUF2769 domain-containing protein produces the protein MDAFEESMAAWGRMSDEDKKKLEGQNRDLCNCPTCPTYADCAKKKKELVFCFGGKSSCITTSKGCHCPGCRVKANFGLTNIYYCLNGTEMDIRKGD
- a CDS encoding MDR family MFS transporter, which translates into the protein MMFGRPKKEKVETKPLTAEERTKKRARTFIMLGLALGMLIASLDQTVVGTSLPKIVGDLGGMSLFSWLFTAYMLAETVTIPIAGKMSDLYGRRPVFLAGMGLFLGGSILAGMSGSMEQLIMCRFIQGLGGGALMPVAMSTVADLYAPTERGKIQGMLGAIFAVSSIIGPFMGGFIVDNMDWRWVFYVNLPVGVAAILVTSFKFPKLVNAEKKRLDFAGMAALTTSLSAFLLLLTWGGSTYPWESIEIIGLGVLSIASVVAFAFIERRADDPILPLHLFKEPIFTLGSAALLLMSFGLFGIIAFLPLFLQAVIGMSATYSGEVLIPLMMGAMGGAMVSGFAIKKTGYKVWLVSGPLIGAFGLYLLSTLHGGSTVWDAVIYLIITGLGLGFVFANYIVAAQNVCQKCEIGIMTSAMSLFRGLGGTIGVTILGVIVNNTMVTQLNQNLPAGAMSVLPTTDVNSLGGLLLTPAAATIPAPVIEAIRLSLSNSITYMFLIGMVFVLAAWVVSIFIRSVPLQSAEEYHNGTEVNGEASESEATKTPEQNVAVQLATDEIVK
- a CDS encoding TetR/AcrR family transcriptional regulator yields the protein MPRSTKAASDRRLEFINAAEALFNEKGFENTSIDDIVQRVGVAKGLFYYYFKSREELLSAIVDRILAEMEQIVVEAVNRKGLTAMERLNAMTPPADVIKVRGGKLMQYFHEERNQALHLQFQARTMKFLVPALESIIRQGVDEGVFNTPYPRETATGLFALKSVIDHSESGADYCEDKEHNVKVVSFLAERLLGAKEGTFLEFLREKQNHRNEACCGK